The following are encoded in a window of Penicillium oxalicum strain HP7-1 chromosome II, whole genome shotgun sequence genomic DNA:
- a CDS encoding NADP-dependent alcohol dehydrogenase 6 translates to MPYPEEAQGFQVDGPETYTEFHKRFYKLKPFGDYDVDVKIEACGVCGSDVHTISGGWGEQKFPLCVGHEIIGRAIRVGPKVTLIKEGERVGVGAQSYSCGECKQCRNDNETYCPVMMMDTYGSEWPETGIVSQGGYSSHVRTHEHWVFPIPDALETNTVAPMLCAGLTAYSPLVRNGAGPGKKVGIVGLGGIGHFGIMFAKALGAETWAISRSRAKEADARKLGADGYIATAEEGWEKDHRFSFDLIINCANSSDGFDLAKYLSMMDVHGRWVSVGLPEEEGQVIKAQSLISNGVLIGASHLGSRREMLDMLQLAADKGLKGWVEEIPISEEGLKQAMLRMKKGDVHYRFTLTGYDKAFA, encoded by the exons ATGCCTTACCCCGAGGAAGCCCAAGGATTCCAGGTTGACGGACCGGAGACCTACACTGAGTTCCACAAGCGCTTT TACAAATTGAAGCCCTTTGGCGATTATG ACGTCGACGTGAAGATTGAAGCGTGCGGAGTATGTGGCAGTGATGTGCACACAATCAGCGGTGGATGGGGCGAGCAAAAGTTCCCTCTGTGTGTTGGACACG AAATTATTGGCCGAGCGATTCGTGTAGGCCCCAAGGTCACACTGATCAAAGAGGGCGAACGTGTCGGCGTCGGCGCGCAATCTTACTCCTGCGGCGAGTGCAAGCAATGCCGCAATGACAACGAGACCTACTGCCCCGTCATGATGATGGATACCTACGGCTCTGAGTGGCCCGAGACGGGCATCGTCAGCCAAGGTGGGTATTCATCGCATGTACGCACCCACGAACACTGGGTCTTCCCGATCCCCGACGCGCTGGAGACCAACACTGTCGCACCGATGCTCTGCGCTGGGCTGACGGCGTACTCACCGTTGGTGCGCAACGGCGCCGGTCCCGGCAAGAAGGTCGGGATCGTGGGGCTGGGCGGCATCGGGCACTTTGGCATCATGTTTGCCAAGGCGCTGGGAGCAGAGACGTGGGCGATCTCGCGATCTCGGGCCAAGGAGGCGGACGCTCGCAAGCTGGGAGCGGACGGGTACATCGcgaccgccgaggaaggatGGGAGAAGGATCATCGCTTCTCCTTTGATCTGATCATCAACTGTGCAAACTCATCCGATGGCTTTGACTTGGCCAAGTATTTGTCCATGATGGATGTGCACGGTCGCTGGGTCAGTGTGGGATTGCCTGAAGAAGAGGGTCAGGTCATCAAGGCTCAGTCGCTGATTTCAAACGGTGTCTTGATTGGTGCCAGTCACTTGGGATCGCGTCGGGAGATGCTTGACATGCTGCAGCTGGCAGCGGACAAGGGACTGAAGGGCTGGGTGGAGGAGATTCCAATTAGCGAGGAAGGATTGAAGCAGGCCATGCtgcggatgaagaagggTGATGTCCACTACCGGTTTACTCTGACTGGGTACGACAAGGCTTTTGCTTGA